The sequence GGTCCCACCCTAAAaactatgggttatagcacacctgaaaatggcccgttcatgctgtgtcactcgtttgaccacccaaactgtctcgcccaccccaaaggcccacactaggtcaCTCGTCAGCCTACCTTAGGCAGCTTGTTCGAGTTTTGGCTAAAATCACGCCTGACCTCTCGGCCCACCTCGaaaaccctgggctatagcacaccaatttagcccaaaaatggcttGTTCGTGCTATTTTgcttatttgaccacccaaatcgtcCCGCCCACCCTAAGGGctcacactaggccactcccttGCCTTCTTGGGGTAgcctgatcaatttttagccaaggCCTAAGCTTGTTGCAAACAATATCTCTTGCATTCTAGACTTATTATAGATTGTATCAAATCCACCCATATGTCAGATGATGGTTCACAGTTTAACCAAGTTCAGGAAAATTTTGAGAATACAAAGCAACCTTCAGTGTTAAGTCTAGACAAATCTCATGCAATGATTCAAACCTCAGTCTAGGCCTATAAGAGGAGGTATATGTGACACCCTGACTTATAATAAGAGTTCCATATCagcaaaacacatgaaaaatttattacAAATAGTATCAGACAACTTATGTGTCAACCTTGTCGATGGTGGGTTAGAGTTcagttgattttaagaaaattttgagaAGGCAGATCAACCCTCAGTGACGAGTAAAGGAAAATTTCATGTAGTAGGGCAAACCTTAATGAGATTGTCGAGTCCATAAGAGGGGGTGTATGTGACACTCTAGTTTTGAACAAGAGTTACATAATGGCAAAACACAGGATATatattgggtatataagtaagcaaaaTTTACACCCTTGTGGCATATTTAAGCCAAGAGTGGACAATATCATTAGTGGGTTGACCTTTACATCTATATGCCAAGCACATCCTTGAGATGGATGCATGGCATACAAGGTAGAATAGGACTAAGAATGAATATAGTTGGATCAAGTTCAGAGTGATTTGTATGGTAGACAAGATGAAGGAGGTGAGGCTGAGATGATTTGGACATTTCTAGAGGAGAACACACAGATGCCACACATGACATGACATACTTTTTGTTAAGAGTCTCAAACAGGAAAAGGGGATGAACAATTGATCTCCTTATATAGACTTGGAAAATACTTCCCTTAAAAGCTAGATTTGGGGTTGGGTTAGGTCCGAGATCTATTATGTATATGATATCAGATTCAGACctatattaattttttgttcaCCGATGTTAGAACCCTATATTATCTTGTTCACACTTCAGTTAATGAGTTTTGGATGTGCAAATGAGTGCTAAGAGTTCCACATCGGAAAGGAATGGacaattggtctccttatatggacttaaaAAATTCTCCCCTTATAAGCTAGTTGTTGGAGTTGAATTAGGTTCGAGATTCATTTCTTTACATGATATCGAAGCCAGACGCATCTCAATTCGTTGTTCACTAATATTTGGCCCCCAGTCtatatggtattattggatgtgttgatttctattgtatcttgtccTTTTAGTATTTCTTGTCtaaattgttttattttgagccgggagtctattggaaacaacctctctatctcacatctgaggtaatggtatggactgcgtaatACACTTACCATTCTGAGATCCCACTtagtgggaatatactaggtatgttgttgttgtagattaTATCGTCCATGCTCCGGTTAAAGTTTAGAGTCTTACATCGGAAAATTCTCCCTTCAAGAGCTAGTTTTTGGTGTTGAGTtgggcccaagatccattctttacacaACTTATTGAGATATCATCCTAGATAGGAAGATGTGAAGGTCgaggattaggatagaaggttggAGATCATTAGATATTATATGACACACTTGCAACTCTTTTACGCTCCCCCAAATCTTTCCAGGTCAAATGTCTCCTCAAAAACATGTTCTTCGTATATTTATAAAATACCGCAAGTGCCTGGACGAGGTTGCCCTTAAAAATCGAAAAACAAAGAATTTACCCTACATAGGACTAGTGCATCACTAGTGGGAAATTTTCCAATGAATgtgtttattttcattttttatgttcaaTGATATTGTGATAGGCACATTAATTTCTTGTTGCCAATTTCTTGGAGAATTTCCAAGTGTTGTTAGGCACATTAAGATTGAGCTACTCTCCATTTTCATTCTTACCATTTTCTCCAAGTTGTTATTTTAATGAGACACACATAACATGAGTTAAAATGAATGGTTAAGATTtgactaataaatattttatatatttgctTTCAAAATCTTTAGTAATTCCATAATGataactacaaaattattttattcataaatatattttttaaaaattctctctttttactttttttttgctaACCATGATgtaactagaaaaaaaattacactatgattacaaaaaatattctatggttaaaaaaattaatagatacACCCTTAGcattttaaaaaacttaattatttctttcttttccgAATTTCTTAACTCTTATCATTTTTCCTCTTCGTCCAAAAAAATTtagctaaaaaaaaaattggcaaaGCCAAAATCATGAcaacagtaaaaaaaaaatcataaatatgaatctTTGAGTAGTAAATTATTACGAGCATTAtcgatattataataaaaatattcaattagcataactaaaaagaaacttgattattaaaaatattgaagttcATTATTTATACTCATAGCTAatttaaagaataagtatctaatgattaaaatgaaattaaaaaattaacttaAAGAGAAGCTGGAAAATAGATGGTGAGTATGAAATAGAACACAacgtagaaaaaaaaaatagaaatagaaagaattttttgttaaaagtatatttgtggataaaataattttacaactctaataattgttgaattattaaaattttggaagcaaataggtaaaatatttattattcatatcatgattaaaattttactttagtTCCTAAATCTTAACCATTCATTCTAATTAATGTTTTGTGTCTCTCGTCCAAGTAAGAACTTAGGGAAAATGGAgacaaaaagaaatgaaaaggagCTCGGCACATTAGTTGCCTTTTCCCAATTCTCGGAGACTTTCCAAGTGCTGCATGTCAGCATGCACAACTCGATGAACCAATTCGTGGCCTTGAACAATGAACATTTTTCAACTTGATCCATATTAAATTTCTTAAGACTTCTACTGAGACTTCAAAGTACCAAGGTATTCGTTTTAGCACCAAAAGATTCTCCTTTGGTTGGAAACGTCCCTATACAACAAGACACTGTACTGCATTTTTAGGCATGGGGATATTCTCAAATAGATGGCTCCATTTTTTAAATCAGTCCATCGGCATAACATAATAGCAAACGTTAGCAATGGTGACCAAGGCACGTGGTATGAATGTTGCCATTAAATATCTGCCTGCCTGAGTTAGAGCACTGGAAGCAGATATGGAATGATGCAATGAGAGGCTAGATGTGACAGAATTCTTGCTCCAACTCCTGAACTGAATTGGATCAGGCTTTACGCAATGCAGGCAAAACACACGCTTCATTTCAGGTGACGTGCAAGTGAGAAACATACAGATGTATATGTGACATGCAATATGCAGAGCTTGATCGTGCTTATTGGAGCTAGTAACTAGGTTCAGTCTTTCAAAAAATGATAACTGTAATGAATCAATAGATAGGCTCGGCTATATGAATCCTCTCTATTCATTCACACTTCAGATAACTGCAACTAATTATTTCAGACGCCAATTAATGGACGACAGGGGTATTAGACATGAAAATTTAACAGGTGCTATGATGTACTACTTACTCTAAGCCAGAGGtattagacatctcatatccACTCTTAATTAGTACCTGAGGCTTGTAAATGATACAGCCTAGCTAATTTAGTATCCAAAAGTAACCATCTTCATAGGAACGTACAAACACATTATCCAAATAAAATCACTAGAAGAAGCAATATAGGAGCAGAAGAAAAACGAATCAGATGACGAATCTAGCAGAAATTCACTCTCATGCGTATAAACCATATGATCTCAAACTCAAACAACAGAGCATTTCATGCCTAAACTAAGTAGTTCTATATATCCATGTTAATCCCATAATCTGATAAAGTTTGTCCTCTTACCAATACCAGAAACTATGAATGCAATTGAGACATCAATATTTCTTTTCTAATCATCCGCTGCTCAAGAAATTCTTCAATTGTCAGTAGGGACTGGATTCTTCTTAGCACTCAACACGAATCGCTTAAACTTTTCAATATCCCTTTCTATAGTAAAGAATGAACTGCTCAGAAGCTGTGCAGCAGTTGGTCTCTCCCTTGGATTCTTAGCAAGACATTCCCGAACCATTCGCTCAAACTTTTTTGAGAACACCTTTTCCTTTGGTTTAAGCAAATTCATTGCTTTCTTGAATGTTGTTTTTCTCTTCTTGACGATCAGCAGCTTTTTGAGTGATTTTGGAAATCTCCTCTTCTTCCTTAACTTTTCGATTATATGATCCAAGTCTTCCCGATTCCTCACAGGTAAAACTCCAAAAGCTAATTCCAGTGCCATTATTCCCAATAGCCAGATATCAGATTTTGGTCCACTATTGTCATTTTTACTCCCAAACACCTCTGGTGCAGTAACCAATTTAGAAATACTCTCCGGATCCAAAATCGAAGAGGATGAACTAGCTGCTCCACGATTATAATCTGGGATGTTTCCAGAATCGTAAACAGATGCTTGACATGCTAATTTAATCAACATTTCGCCACTAGCATCATCAATGTGAACAAAGATATCTCCAACATTTAAAGTATTATGAACCCTTGGATTAGGCTCAACATGAAGTTCATCACGTAGACCAACAAGTACTTCTTTAAGAACAACAGAAATGAAATCCTCTGGCAATGTTTTGTTGGTACGAGTAGAAAGAATATAACGAAGGGATCCCTCAGACATATATTGTAAAGAAACACAAAACAAATTTGAAGGAGTACCGAAAATTCTCATGGATCCAATTACTTTGGCACCGCGAATATAAGGAAGACCTATAGTACTTTGGCTTCGAAACTCGTTgaattcagttttatggagtttcAGGTCGATGGTCTTCAAAGTGACTACGCCAGCAGGTTCATGCATGTCCTTCTCTTTTTCATATTGGGAATAGAGAGCTTTGTAAACTCTGCCGCGTCCACCGTATAAAGAACCAATTTCCTTTTCAAGATCATAAATATCTTTAGTGACTGGATCAATGACGATGGTTTTCTCATAAGATTTTGCTACACTTGATGAACCAATTTCTGTttgttgatttgaagaagaagaagaaggaacaatTTCTGTTTCTTCAATTTCATTTTTTGGGCTTCTGGGATTCATCTTTTCTTGGATCGATCAGAGaatgaaaatttcagaaaaattgGAATTGGTTTAGTTTagtgaggaagagaagaagataaagggcgaaggtgtatatatatatttggtttggGTAGTTATTCCCCGCGCCTAATTGTTTCAAGAATccgttattttattttatttttcattttattttataaaagaaatttaaataataaaaaaaagtcaattttttggggcatatgtttatattttcactATATACTATTCCAAAATTACATCCTAAAAGACATAATAACTTCATTCCTACAAAACTTATGCCGAGTGATACTAAAGTTCAATTTCTGAATTCATAAGTTATGTTGTAAAAGGCATAATAAGTTATGTCGTACTGCATAACTTATTCCTTCAGAATTTATGTCAAGCCAGGCAAAATTAAATTTCAACTCTTCAGAACACATGCATAAGTTATgttctaaaaaataataacttaactCCTACAAAACTTATTTCGAGCGAGGTAAAAAATTTTCTAAACTTATACGGAAGCAAATCAAGTCATGGTAATAT comes from Capsicum annuum cultivar UCD-10X-F1 chromosome 2, UCD10Xv1.1, whole genome shotgun sequence and encodes:
- the LOC107844252 gene encoding serine/threonine-protein kinase BLUS1-like, with the translated sequence MNPRSPKNEIEETEIVPSSSSSNQQTEIGSSSVAKSYEKTIVIDPVTKDIYDLEKEIGSLYGGRGRVYKALYSQYEKEKDMHEPAGVVTLKTIDLKLHKTEFNEFRSQSTIGLPYIRGAKVIGSMRIFGTPSNLFCVSLQYMSEGSLRYILSTRTNKTLPEDFISVVLKEVLVGLRDELHVEPNPRVHNTLNVGDIFVHIDDASGEMLIKLACQASVYDSGNIPDYNRGAASSSSSILDPESISKLVTAPEVFGSKNDNSGPKSDIWLLGIMALELAFGVLPVRNREDLDHIIEKLRKKRRFPKSLKKLLIVKKRKTTFKKAMNLLKPKEKVFSKKFERMVRECLAKNPRERPTAAQLLSSSFFTIERDIEKFKRFVLSAKKNPVPTDN